One part of the Oscillatoria sp. FACHB-1407 genome encodes these proteins:
- a CDS encoding methionine gamma-lyase family protein, producing the protein MTPDQYLQQAEKALFQIFSGIDAQVKENLRRVLIAMRRHQVGVHHFSSVSGYGHGDLGRQTLDRVFAEVMGAEAAAVRVQFVSGTHAIACALFGVLRPGDELLAVAGAPYDTLEEVIGLRGQNQGSLREFGIHYRQLNLTAAGEINWEALANAILPHTRMVLIQRSCGYTWRQSLAIADIEKIIKLVKQQNPETVCFVDNCYGEFVEDREPPAVGADLMAGSLIKNPGGTIVIAGGYVAGRADLVEQACCRLTAPGVGSEGGATFDQNRLLFQGLFLAPQMVGEAIKGNHLTAMVFQELGYPVNPLPGAPRRDVIQAIKLGSPEKIIAFCKAIQQYSPIGSYLNPVPAQMPGYESELVMAGGTFIDGSTSEFSADGPLREPYVVFCQGGTHWTHVAIALEAAIEAVGKNEG; encoded by the coding sequence ATGACCCCTGATCAATACCTTCAGCAAGCAGAAAAAGCACTATTTCAGATTTTTTCTGGAATTGATGCTCAGGTCAAGGAAAATTTGAGACGAGTGCTCATAGCCATGCGTCGTCATCAAGTTGGGGTGCACCATTTTTCCAGTGTATCCGGGTATGGCCACGGCGATTTAGGACGACAAACCCTCGACCGAGTGTTTGCTGAGGTTATGGGGGCGGAGGCAGCGGCAGTGCGAGTGCAGTTTGTGTCCGGTACTCACGCGATCGCCTGTGCCCTGTTTGGTGTCCTGCGTCCGGGTGACGAGCTTCTAGCGGTGGCAGGAGCACCCTACGACACATTAGAAGAAGTCATTGGCTTACGGGGACAAAACCAGGGTTCCCTACGGGAGTTTGGAATTCACTACCGCCAGCTAAATTTAACCGCAGCCGGTGAAATCAATTGGGAGGCACTTGCAAATGCCATACTCCCCCACACTCGAATGGTACTAATCCAGCGGTCGTGTGGGTATACCTGGCGACAGAGTTTGGCGATCGCCGATATTGAAAAGATTATTAAGCTTGTCAAACAGCAGAATCCAGAAACCGTTTGTTTTGTGGATAACTGTTATGGCGAATTTGTAGAAGACCGGGAACCCCCTGCGGTTGGAGCCGATTTAATGGCGGGATCATTGATTAAGAACCCCGGAGGAACGATCGTGATAGCAGGGGGCTATGTCGCGGGTCGGGCTGATCTGGTGGAGCAGGCGTGCTGTCGTCTCACGGCTCCGGGTGTGGGCAGTGAAGGGGGAGCGACCTTTGACCAAAATCGGTTATTGTTTCAGGGCTTATTTCTTGCTCCCCAGATGGTGGGCGAAGCGATCAAAGGCAATCATTTAACGGCGATGGTGTTTCAGGAACTGGGATATCCGGTGAATCCGCTGCCGGGTGCGCCTCGCCGGGATGTGATTCAGGCGATTAAGCTGGGTTCCCCGGAAAAAATCATTGCCTTCTGCAAAGCGATTCAACAGTATTCCCCGATCGGTTCCTATCTCAATCCTGTCCCCGCTCAGATGCCGGGATACGAAAGTGAGTTAGTGATGGCAGGTGGCACCTTCATTGATGGCAGTACCTCGGAGTTTTCAGCCGATGGCCCTTTGAGGGAGCCGTATGTGGTGTTTTGTCAGGGTGGGACTCACTGGACTCATGTGGCGATCGCACTGGAAGCGGCGATCGAAGCAGTAGGGAAGAATGAAGGATGA
- a CDS encoding acyl-CoA desaturase: MTIATSTKLPWTWHTIFFMVALHIGALFVFLPSNFSWSAVGLCLLLHWVTGGLGITLGWHRLVTHRSFQTPKWLEYLLVFCGSLSMQGSVIEWVGLHRHHHIHSDQDLDHHDSSKGFWWSHMEWMLRDVPAKQFRDRYTKDIANDPFYRFLDKNFLLLQVVLAVGLYLLGGWSFVVWGVFFRLVLVYHCTWFVNSATHKFGYRTYESGDNSTNCWWVALLTYGEGWHNNHHAFQYSARHGLQWWEIDMTWMTIQFLQAIGLASKIKLVEPNA; encoded by the coding sequence ATGACTATCGCAACCTCAACTAAACTCCCTTGGACCTGGCACACCATCTTTTTTATGGTGGCACTGCACATTGGCGCACTATTTGTTTTCTTACCCAGTAATTTCAGTTGGTCAGCAGTTGGCTTATGTTTGTTGCTCCATTGGGTGACTGGCGGTTTGGGTATCACACTCGGTTGGCATCGCTTAGTCACCCATCGTAGTTTTCAAACCCCTAAATGGCTGGAATATCTGCTGGTATTCTGTGGCAGCTTATCAATGCAGGGGAGCGTGATCGAATGGGTTGGGTTGCATCGCCACCATCATATCCATTCCGATCAGGACCTGGATCATCATGATTCAAGCAAAGGGTTTTGGTGGAGCCATATGGAATGGATGTTACGCGATGTTCCGGCTAAACAATTCAGGGATCGTTACACAAAAGATATCGCCAACGACCCGTTTTACAGGTTTTTAGATAAAAACTTTTTACTCCTGCAAGTTGTCCTGGCGGTTGGTCTGTATCTGCTGGGTGGATGGTCGTTTGTCGTTTGGGGGGTGTTTTTCCGTCTGGTGCTGGTCTATCACTGCACCTGGTTTGTCAACAGCGCAACGCACAAATTTGGCTATCGCACCTATGAATCAGGTGACAATTCCACCAACTGTTGGTGGGTCGCTCTGCTGACCTATGGTGAAGGCTGGCACAATAACCATCACGCTTTTCAATACTCCGCTCGCCATGGATTGCAATGGTGGGAGATTGATATGACCTGGATGACCATTCAGTTTCTTCAGGCGATCGGGTTAGCCTCAAAGATTAAATTGGTTGAACCCAACGCTTAA